Within Myceligenerans xiligouense, the genomic segment CCTTTAGTGTGGTTCATCCCCTGCTCGGGCATCGGATACCTTGTCTTCGGTAATGTCATTTCTTGCCGGATAGAAGAGAGATGCCCGTGCCGCGCACCACCGCGCTGAGCCCTCGCATCCGCGAGGGACGCACCGCATTGGGTGCACGTCTGCGCGACCTCCGGCGAGCTGCTGGGATGACCGGGCAGCAGCTCGCCGAGTCCCTGGCGTGGGCGCGGTCGAAGGTCTCCAAGATCGAGAACGCGCACCAGCCGCCGACGGATGACGACGTCCGTGCGTGGTGCGTGGCCACGAACAGCGCCGACCAGGTCGAGTCACTCCTGGCGGAACTGCACACGCTCCAGACGCGCCATCAGGAATGGGAACGCGTGCTGCGCGGCGGCATGGCGTCGACGCAGAACGCGGTCGCGCGGCGCGAGGAGGAGACACGCCTCTTCCGCGGGTACGAGTCGGGCATCGTGCCCGGCCTGCTGCAGACGCCCGAGTACGCGGGCGCGATCCTGGAGCGGGTGAGCAGGGCCTGGGGGAGGACGGATCTGGCGGAGGCCGTCGCGGCACGGATGCGCCGGCAGGATGTGCTGCGCAACCCGTCGAAGCAGTTCCGGATCGTCGTCACCGAGGCGGTCCTGCTCTACAACCTCTGCCCTCCGGACGCGATGCTCGGCCAGATCGACCGGCTCCGCGAGGCCACGAAGCTGCCGAACGTCCGCTTCGGCATCATCCCGTTCGA encodes:
- a CDS encoding helix-turn-helix domain-containing protein, which translates into the protein MPRTTALSPRIREGRTALGARLRDLRRAAGMTGQQLAESLAWARSKVSKIENAHQPPTDDDVRAWCVATNSADQVESLLAELHTLQTRHQEWERVLRGGMASTQNAVARREEETRLFRGYESGIVPGLLQTPEYAGAILERVSRAWGRTDLAEAVAARMRRQDVLRNPSKQFRIVVTEAVLLYNLCPPDAMLGQIDRLREATKLPNVRFGIIPFDQPLIVTPKHPFGIYDDRQVVVETVSALLQLTQAAEIEAYATAFEALESAAVHGERARAVLRRAAQQVAARRTDEKH